One part of the Phragmites australis chromosome 3, lpPhrAust1.1, whole genome shotgun sequence genome encodes these proteins:
- the LOC133913186 gene encoding uncharacterized protein LOC133913186, translating to MASALSSLRYGDSLSVVAISAATAVLCEAISWLLIYRTATYNSLRASIERHSRKLDAMKSGSNSSSSSGAGASSSAQPASSRAKKMDRVETSLKDAARELSLAKLKSGAVVAAVLFVVFGLLNSLFEGRVVAKLPFAPVPLVQRMSHRGLTGNDPTDCSMVFLYFLCSMSIRTNLQKLLGFAPPRAAAAAGGGLFPMPDPKVN from the coding sequence ATGGCCTCGGCGTTGTCCTCCCTGCGCTACGGCGACAGCCTCTCGGTGGTGGCCATCTCCGCCGCGACGGCCGTGCTCTGCGAGGCCATCTCTTGGCTCCTCATCTACCGCACCGCCACCTACAACTCCCTCCGCGCCTCCATCGAGCGCCACTCCCGCAAGCTCGACGCCATGAAGTCCGGCTCCaactcctcctcttcctccggcgctggcgcctcctcctccgcgcaGCCTGCCTCCTCGCGGGCCAAGAAGATGGACCGCGTCGAGACCAGCCTCAAGGACGCCGCGCGGGAGCTCTCGCTCGCCAAGCTCAAGTCGggcgccgtcgtcgccgccgtgcTCTTCGTCGTCTTCGGCCTGCTCAACTCGCTCTTCGAAGGACGCGTCGTCGCCAAGCTGCCCTTCGCGCCCGTCCCGCTTGTCCAGCGGATGAGCCACCGCGGCCTGACGGGGAACGACCCCACCGATTGCTCCATGGTCTTCCTCTACTTCCTCTGCTCCATGAGCATCCGCACCAACCTCCAGAAGCTGCTCGGCTTCGCGCCACcacgcgcggcggccgcggcaggCGGGGGGCTCTTCCCCATGCCCGATCCGAAAGTAAATTGA
- the LOC133910744 gene encoding uncharacterized protein LOC133910744, whose translation MDEAEAGRRMKWYSKCNRTWHTYKKYTIGVSSVNPAEAGMAQLELFDSQLDVRHRSCRIAVQAKELPKLRSRVSDELMRVDTHWILRLCAARLLPLCQMLEVDVLVGGSEVPTRFRYGKVVLAALVDMWRPETNTSHLPCGEMAPTLEDISLLMGQPCTGAAVRARDMGMAWHDELLGCFSVVQRRENLAPFRAFTGTDKHDLTKAFLVQFMVRMSYDEDMPHHLEVYLLRFFSWVMFTETYGNTASRSMISYASVVDADLGEVPKIDDLGT comes from the exons ATGGACGAAGCAGAAGCTGGGCGTCGCATGAAATGGTACAGCAAGTGCAACAGAACAtggcacacttacaagaaatacaCCATTGGTGTTTCAAGTGTGAACCCTGCAGAAGCAG GTATGGCGCAGCTAGAGCTGTTTGACTCTCAGCTCGACGTTAGGCACCGTTCGTGCCGCATCGCCGTGCAGGCTAAGGAGCTCCCAAAACTACGATCCCGTGTGtcggatgagctcatgagggttGACACGCACTGGATCCTGAG GTTGTGTGCTGCTAGGTTACTTCCGTTGTGTCAGATGTTGGAGGTGGACGTGTTGGTGGGGGGCTCGGAGGTGCCCACGCGGTTCAGGTACGGCAAGGTCGTGCTCGCAGCCCTTGTCGACATGTGGCGTCCCGAGACCAACACGTCCCACCTTCCGTGCGGCGAGATGGCGCCCACGCTTGAGGACATCTCGCTCCTGATGGGTCAGCCTTGCACGGGTGCCGCTGTTAGGGCTAGGGACATGGGCATGGCATGGCACGATGAGCTGCTGGGGTGCTTCTCTGTCGTTCAACGGAGGGAGAACCTAGCCCCATTCAGGGCTTTTACAGGGACCGATAAGCACGACCTGACGAAGGCATTTCTCGTTCAGTTTATGGTACGAATGTCTT ACGACGAGGACATGCCCCACCACTTGGAGGTGTACCTCCTGCGGTTTTTTAGTtgggtcatgttcaccgagaccTATGGCAACACGGCATCGAGGAGCATGATCTCGTACGCTAGTGTTGTGGACGCTGACCTAGGGGAGGTCCCAA AGATCGATGATCTTGGGACGTAG
- the LOC133910745 gene encoding uncharacterized protein LOC133910745 codes for MANGRAREDWRLKSGSREEEVGRMGMGGGLNARPIKREEDDDVDDFFSDLPTSFSPKPSGGAQGVDAPASSSGGAGGGGEGASSSGAPAATENIAPFEDGQYVRLVNRGRSGGYLFADDTGRGVSVDLRRSMVNTVWAVQILRTARATHVLLRGAYGRYLAVTRNEPPPGHVGFYVAQRNFDDPEDDYIEWWTSPGKRGSILLLHGTAGGLRALRANGRYRRWNRGVTVEAVNLSRVTSMMEWEVQVVPFTVERPPYQPRPPSAAIRWHEGCQEEVEIAFSRADDNGGFERQGWTDFRFEGRRLTELGNEIANRIGHGVEFQNMTLFVVGGQLARPTPLLTDLPFRDDAIIILVFMVGTPGHNALRFPDLAR; via the exons ATGGCGAACGGACGGGCCAGAGAGGACTGGAGGTTGAAAAGCGGGagcagggaggaggaggtcgggagGATGGGGATGGG AGGTGGGTTAAATGCCCGGCCGATCAAGAGAGAAGAGGACGATGACGTAGATGATTTCTTCTCGGACCTTCCTACCTCCTTCTCTCCCAAACCCTCGGGCGGCGCGCAAGGCGTGGACGCACCTGCCAGCTCCtcgggcggcgctggcggcggaggggagggcGCGTCATCCAGCGGCGCGCCCGCGGCGACGGAGAATATCGCGCCCTTTGAGGACGGGCAGTACGTGCGCCTCGTCAACCGCGGCCGCTCCGGCGGGTACCTCTTCGCCGACGACACCGGGCGGGGAGTCTCCGTCGACCTCCGCCGCAGCATGGTCAACACGGTGTGGGCCGTGCAGATCCTGCGCACCGCCCGCGCCACGCACGTCCTGCTCCGCGGCGCCTACGGCCGGTACCTCGCCGTCACGCGAAACGAGCCGCCCCCCGGGCACGTGGGCTTCTACGTCGCGCAGCGCAACTTCGACGATCCGGAGGACGACTACATCGAGTGGTGGACCAGCCCAGGGAAGCGCGGCAGCATCTTGCTCCTccacggcacggccggcggcCTGAGGGCGCTCCGGGCCAACGGCCGGTACCGGCGGTGGAACAGGGGCGTCACCGTCGAGGCCGTCAACCTCAGTCGAGTCACCTCGATGATGGAGTGGGAGGTCCAGGTCGTCCCCTTCACGGTGGAGAGGCCACCGTACCAGCCGCGACCACCAAGCGCTGCAATC CGATGGCATGAAGGCTGTCAGGAGGAGGTGGAAATTGCCTTTTCTCGGGCAGATGATAATGGAGGCTTCGAACGCCAGGGCTGGACAGATTTCCGGTTCGAAGGGAGGAGACTGACTGAGCTGGGAAATGAGATTGCAAATCGAATAGGCCATGGCGTCGAGTTCCAGAACATGACTCTCTTTGTTGTGGGAGGCCAACTTGCACGGCCCACCCCTCTGCTCACCGACCTGCCTTTCAGAGATGATGCCATTATCATCCTGGTGTTCATGGTTGGTACACCAG GGCACAATGCGCTGCGCTTTCCAGATCTTGCCCGCTGA